The Arachis hypogaea cultivar Tifrunner chromosome 16, arahy.Tifrunner.gnm2.J5K5, whole genome shotgun sequence genome contains a region encoding:
- the LOC112756229 gene encoding F-box/kelch-repeat protein OR23 produces MIDTTPESPPGARQPPSTAREQQSLTLIPGLPNDVGSLILSMVPYSHHARIKQTCKSWNRVLSSKPFFSTFLHRRRNHLLCIFPQDPSIASPFLFDPQNHAWCPLPPMPCNPQVYGLCNFAAVPLGHHLYVLGGSLFDTRSFPIDRPSPSSATFRLSLRDFTWRPRAPMLSPRGSFACAVVPRSGQILVAGGGSRHTMFAAAGTRIRAAERYDARRDRWYPIEGLPGFRAGCVGFVSGGGREFWAMGGYGASRTISGVFPVDEYYRDAAVMELDGDGGWREVGDMWGDGERVRAGKIVVVENDDDDKSDYPGVYMLDGDEILRYDMSTNRWLCESRVPRKAPYNSSFGVVVVNGELYVLTHLCIVDMTETRRSRQHRRAGTLYIQIYNPKKKTWRSLVTKSPFSYPIDINTTILSSICL; encoded by the exons atgatcGATACTACTCCGGAATCGCCTCCTGGAGCGCGACAACCACCATCAACGGCGAGGGAGCAGCAATCCCTAACCCTAATCCCGGGCCTCCCGAACGATGTCGGATCCCTGATTCTGTCGATGGTGCCATACTCTCACCACGCGCGTATCAAGCAAACATGTAAGTCATGGAACCGCGTCCTCTCCTCCAAGCCTTTCTTCTCCACTTTCCTCCACCGCCGCCGCAACCACCTCCTCTGCATCTTCCCGCAGGACCCATCCATCGCTTCCCCCTTTCTCTTCGACCCGCAGAACCACGCATGGTGCCCTCTTCCACCCATGCCCTGCAACCCTCAGGTCTACGGTCTCTGCAACTTCGCCGCAGTCCCTCTCGGCCACCACCTCTACGTCCTCGGCGGATCCCTCTTCGACACGCGCTCTTTCCCTATCGACCGCCCTTCCCCTTCCTCCGCTACCTTTCGCCTCAGCCTCCGCGACTTCACGTGGCGTCCACGCGCCCCCATGCTCTCTCCGCGCGGCAGCTTCGCCTGCGCCGTGGTTCCGCGCTCTGGACAGATTCTTGTCGCCGGCGGAGGGTCTAGGCACACGATGTTTGCTGCTGCAGGGACGAGGATCCGCGCGGCGGAGCGATATGACGCGCGGAGGGACCGGTGGTACCCTATAGAAGGGCTGCCGGGGTTTCGAGCGGGTTGCGTTGGCTTTGTGAGCGGTGGAGGGAGGGAATTTTGGGCGATGGGAGGTTACGGTGCGTCGAGGACGATTTCGGGAGTGTTTCCGGTGGATGAGTATTATAGGGATGCGGCGGTGATGGAATTGGATGGTGATGGTGGTTGGAGAGAGGTTGGGGATATGTGGGGTGATGGGGAGAGAGTCAGGGCTGGGAAAATTGTTgttgttgagaatgatgatgatgataagagtgattatccAGGTGTTTACATGCTCGATGGAGATGAGATTTTGAG ATATGATATGTCAACAAATCGTTGGCTGTGTGAATCTCGTGTTCCAAGAAAAGCGCCGTACAATTCCTCGTTCGGTGTTGTAGTTGTAAATGGAGAGCTGTATGTACTGACACATTTATGCATCGTTGACATGACAGAAACACGAAGGTCCAGACAGCATAGGAGGGCTGGAACATTGTACATTCAAATTTACAACCCAAAAAAGAAGACATGGAGGTCTCTTGTCACAAAGTCACCTTTCAGTTATCCTATTGATATCAATACTACTATATTGAGCTCAATTTGTCTGTGA